One Aegilops tauschii subsp. strangulata cultivar AL8/78 chromosome 7, Aet v6.0, whole genome shotgun sequence genomic window carries:
- the LOC141027524 gene encoding uncharacterized protein — protein sequence MDDGKLTTLTEHITAHGTTVLEVVYTNDPRTVERIIKKYEEWLKEEKNKFVGLDLEYTRKSSYIRQGIAIVQLAMREHVLVYHYCRSERSQALVDFLQRKAVTFTSVDTRNDKTMLARAWIKILDEHHVDLQRLFCIKGGGERDSMGDLSAAIIDPSYKNMKKSFPKEKHQFWDWKPLSPIHLEYAAKDGYVSYELYHRILTIKNGLRHLHQQPMKERLRPRKSNDEGSSSGWKRRKGNSGW from the coding sequence ATGGACGACGGGAAACTAACAACACTCACCGAACACATCACTGCCCATGGTACAACCGTGCTCgaggtggtgtacaccaacgacccaaGGACCGTGGAGCGGATCATCAAAAAGTACGAAGAATGGCTAAAGGAGGAGAAGAACAAGTTCGTCGGCCTCGACCTCGAGTACACACGTAAGAGCAGTTACATACGACAAGGGATCGCCATCGTCCAACTTGCCATGCGCGAGCATGTCCTTGTATACCACTACTGCAGATCCGAGCGCTCCCAGGCGTTAGTTGACTTCCTGCAACGGAAAGCGGTAACTTTCACTAGCGTCGATACCAGGAACGACAAGACCATGCTTGCCCGCGCATGGATCAAAATTCTAGACGAGCACCACGTCGACCTCCAGAGGCTATTCTGCATCAAGGGTGGTGGAGAAAGGGACTCCATGGGTGACCTTTCagcggccatcatcgacccctcaTACAAGAACATGAAGAAATCATTCCCAAAGGAGAAGCACCAGTTCTGGGACTGGAAGCCACTTTCCCCGATACACCTTGAGTATGCGGCAAAGGACGGGTATGTTAGCTACGAGTTGTACCATAGAATCCTAACCATCAAGAACGGGCTACGTCACCTCCACCAACAACCAATGAAAGAAAGACTCCGCCCACGTAAGAGCAATGACGAGGgatcttccagcggctggaagcGCCGGAAGGGAAACAGTGGTTGGTAA